From Acidobacteriota bacterium, a single genomic window includes:
- a CDS encoding rhomboid family intramembrane serine protease, giving the protein MEFVNDDEERPGLTPEEFLAERKKQMRRNSWWSIGAGAFVVALNIALAAYVLNSPDLIAEFKLEGRGFFSILLRSILFLLGMFFIAGGIWGLYEARRLTLEDLIPSPEAVEFFSKAEGIVPVYSYIILGCLIAVFAAQYVVGSDDQGQLQSVLIAGLIKPDVITKGEYWRILTSGVLHAGLLHIYFNAQAFFGFGGLIEIVSDRARMAIVFVLAIIGGALFSALFTPEGISVGASGGIMGLIGYLAVYGQRRKRQLPSGFMRNMLVNIAFVAAFGLVGYKFIDNFAHLGGLLVGAVYGLLTIPRDAKADPRQMSAFTDGAGLVALGIIVFISVFTILMITGQIQF; this is encoded by the coding sequence ATGGAATTTGTGAACGACGACGAAGAGCGTCCGGGGCTGACGCCGGAAGAGTTTCTCGCTGAGCGAAAGAAGCAGATGCGCCGAAATTCCTGGTGGAGCATCGGGGCCGGAGCATTTGTCGTCGCGCTCAACATCGCGCTCGCGGCCTATGTCCTGAATTCTCCGGATCTGATCGCCGAATTCAAGCTTGAAGGCCGCGGTTTCTTCTCGATCCTGCTTCGGAGCATTTTGTTTCTGCTCGGGATGTTCTTTATCGCCGGTGGAATCTGGGGGCTTTACGAGGCTCGTCGGCTGACGCTTGAAGATCTGATACCATCGCCCGAAGCGGTCGAGTTCTTCAGCAAGGCCGAGGGAATCGTTCCGGTCTACTCGTACATCATTCTCGGCTGCCTGATCGCGGTTTTCGCGGCGCAGTACGTGGTCGGGTCCGACGACCAAGGCCAGCTTCAATCGGTTCTGATCGCCGGACTGATCAAGCCTGACGTGATCACCAAGGGCGAGTACTGGCGGATTCTGACGAGCGGCGTGCTACACGCGGGGCTGCTTCATATCTATTTCAACGCCCAGGCGTTTTTCGGATTTGGCGGCCTCATCGAGATCGTGTCCGACCGTGCGCGGATGGCGATCGTTTTCGTGCTCGCGATCATCGGCGGAGCTTTGTTCAGCGCGCTTTTCACTCCCGAGGGCATCTCGGTCGGCGCGTCCGGCGGAATTATGGGATTGATCGGCTACCTCGCGGTTTACGGACAGCGCCGAAAACGCCAGCTGCCTTCGGGTTTTATGCGCAATATGCTGGTGAACATCGCTTTTGTCGCCGCGTTCGGACTCGTCGGTTACAAGTTCATCGACAATTTCGCTCATCTCGGCGGATTGCTCGTCGGCGCGGTTTACGGTCTGCTCACGATTCCCCGCGACGCCAAAGCCGATCCCCGCCAAATGAGCGCCTTCACCGACGGCGCCGGATTGGTCGCCTTGGGAATCATCGTCTTCATCAGCGTTTTCACGATCCTGATGATCACCGGACAAATACAGTTCTGA
- a CDS encoding dienelactone hydrolase family protein: MYPQGNLFIPATVGRLEAIVKEPHGTARGIGLVCHPHPLGGGTMHNKVVFRAAAGLVDAGLVTLRFNFRGVGLSGGEHDGMAEKQDVRDALDYLSANFPGLPITLAGFSFGSRIGNEVGMTDDRVARLISIGTPVDKYDDFDFLEEARKPILFVHGDRDEFGALENVRSLVDRVAENTDAELVWFENCGHFFDSHLTDLRAAVRDWVVRKS, translated from the coding sequence ATGTATCCGCAAGGAAATCTTTTCATTCCGGCAACAGTCGGCCGGCTGGAAGCCATCGTCAAAGAGCCGCACGGAACCGCGCGCGGGATTGGATTGGTTTGTCATCCGCATCCGCTCGGCGGCGGGACGATGCACAACAAGGTCGTGTTTCGAGCGGCGGCGGGACTTGTCGATGCCGGACTCGTGACGCTCCGATTCAATTTTCGCGGGGTCGGACTATCGGGCGGCGAACACGACGGGATGGCGGAAAAACAGGATGTTCGCGACGCGCTCGACTATTTGAGCGCGAATTTTCCCGGACTTCCGATCACGCTCGCCGGATTTTCATTCGGTTCGCGGATCGGAAATGAGGTCGGAATGACCGACGATCGGGTCGCGCGTTTGATCAGCATTGGAACTCCAGTCGACAAGTACGACGATTTCGATTTTCTCGAGGAGGCGCGCAAGCCGATCCTGTTCGTCCACGGCGACCGCGACGAATTCGGCGCGCTCGAGAATGTGCGCTCGCTGGTCGATCGCGTCGCGGAAAACACCGACGCCGAACTCGTATGGTTTGAGAACTGCGGTCATTTTTTTGATTCGCACCTGACCGACCTCCGCGCCGCGGTGAGAGATTGGGTCGTGCGAAAGAGTTAG
- a CDS encoding acyl-CoA thioesterase, whose translation MEQTTERLRNAAIRLTMMPRDTNAHGTIFGGVILSYIDVAGGVEAVRHTGHDRFVTVAMKEVIFHEPVFVGDLVSFYATTTKTGNTSITIKVIVEAERIGSQGHVVRVTEAEVVYVAINQFREKVKIGK comes from the coding sequence ATGGAACAAACTACAGAAAGACTTCGCAACGCGGCGATTCGTTTGACGATGATGCCGCGCGATACGAATGCGCACGGAACTATTTTCGGCGGCGTCATCTTGAGTTACATCGACGTCGCCGGCGGCGTCGAAGCGGTCCGGCACACCGGTCACGATCGTTTTGTAACCGTCGCGATGAAAGAAGTCATCTTTCACGAACCGGTGTTTGTCGGCGATCTTGTTAGTTTCTATGCGACAACGACGAAGACCGGAAATACGTCGATCACGATCAAGGTCATCGTCGAAGCCGAACGCATCGGATCGCAGGGACACGTCGTCCGAGTGACCGAGGCGGAGGTCGTATACGTCGCGATCAATCAGTTTCGCGAAAAAGTGAAGATAGGGAAGTGA
- a CDS encoding GNAT family N-acetyltransferase, with product MKILETERLIIRELDASTDGEFINDLLNQPSFIRYIGDRGVRSAAEASDFIENRYRQSYRDHGYGLYAVDMKEDAELNSESIRNPKSKIQNRAIGICGFVRRAGLEHPDIGFAFLPQYEGRGYAFESASAVLEYGRETLGIERPMAITTFDNENSVKLLGKLGFVFRESVVLPGSDEELNLFVKE from the coding sequence ATGAAGATCCTCGAAACCGAACGACTGATCATCCGCGAGCTTGATGCTTCGACCGATGGCGAGTTCATAAACGATCTCCTGAATCAGCCTTCATTTATCCGGTATATCGGCGACCGCGGAGTTCGATCGGCGGCTGAGGCGAGCGATTTCATCGAAAACCGCTATCGCCAAAGCTATCGCGATCACGGTTACGGCCTCTACGCTGTCGATATGAAGGAAGACGCCGAGCTGAACTCGGAGTCTATCCGAAATCCAAAATCGAAAATCCAAAATCGGGCAATCGGCATTTGCGGGTTCGTCCGCCGCGCGGGCCTCGAACATCCCGACATCGGATTCGCCTTCTTGCCGCAATACGAGGGTCGCGGCTACGCGTTCGAATCGGCGTCGGCCGTTCTCGAATACGGGCGCGAGACGCTCGGAATCGAACGGCCGATGGCGATCACGACGTTCGACAACGAAAACTCGGTCAAACTGCTCGGAAAACTCGGATTCGTGTTTCGCGAATCCGTTGTCTTGCCGGGTAGCGACGAAGAACTCAACCTGTTCGTAAAGGAATGA
- a CDS encoding M48 family metalloprotease, whose amino-acid sequence MKKYGIGKRFAAFGMILALLAMPLLVISQTDIKVPKNKYKIEDDQKLGADYSKQVEQELPILNDTESTRYLAMVGDRLEGAIPAKYRQQRFNCGFKIVNARDINAFALPACYLYVNRGMIEAAKNEGEMAGVMAHEISHAMLRHSTAQMTQQSNPLNQILGIGAILGGAIVLGETGAAIGQTIYSGLFVLPYSREYETQADTLGAQILANAGYDPRDLANMFKTIEKQSGGGGGPDWFSTHPNPQSRYDNINREADMLNVSNNPYKLTRGFERIQAKFRTMPKAKSMKEIEEEYKRNKQQNQGTMNQGRYSSRVALPSTRTRAYSSGNWIQMNVPDNWKEFPGENNVDFAPEGAYGDQGITRGALLGIENTQSRDLGEATEAYVDGVLQNNNYLGRQGSYTRTTISGRTAYSIVLSGRSPVTNQTEVATVYTTLLRNGQLFAIVTVVPQNEQSSYNATFRNMIRSIRLSD is encoded by the coding sequence ATGAAAAAATACGGAATTGGAAAGAGATTTGCGGCGTTCGGAATGATTCTCGCGTTGCTTGCGATGCCGCTTTTGGTTATCTCGCAAACGGACATCAAGGTCCCGAAAAACAAATACAAGATCGAGGACGATCAAAAGCTCGGCGCGGATTATTCGAAACAGGTGGAACAGGAGCTGCCGATCCTGAACGATACTGAATCGACCAGATATCTGGCGATGGTCGGCGACCGGCTCGAAGGGGCGATCCCGGCAAAGTACCGTCAACAGCGGTTCAATTGCGGCTTCAAGATCGTCAACGCGCGCGACATCAACGCTTTTGCCCTTCCGGCGTGCTATCTCTATGTCAACCGCGGAATGATCGAGGCGGCGAAGAACGAAGGCGAGATGGCCGGGGTTATGGCGCACGAGATCAGCCACGCGATGCTTCGCCACTCGACCGCGCAGATGACACAGCAGAGCAATCCGCTGAATCAGATCCTCGGAATCGGCGCGATCCTCGGCGGCGCGATCGTTCTCGGCGAAACCGGCGCGGCGATCGGTCAGACGATCTACAGCGGTTTGTTCGTTCTGCCGTACAGCCGCGAATACGAAACGCAGGCAGACACGCTCGGTGCGCAAATTCTGGCCAACGCCGGTTACGATCCGCGCGATCTGGCGAATATGTTCAAAACCATCGAGAAACAGAGCGGCGGCGGCGGCGGACCGGACTGGTTCAGCACGCACCCGAATCCGCAGAGCCGCTACGACAATATCAATCGCGAAGCGGACATGCTGAACGTATCCAACAACCCGTACAAGCTCACTCGCGGCTTCGAGCGCATTCAGGCGAAGTTCCGGACGATGCCCAAGGCAAAGTCGATGAAGGAGATCGAAGAGGAGTACAAACGCAACAAGCAGCAAAATCAGGGCACGATGAATCAAGGCAGGTATTCGTCGCGGGTTGCGCTTCCTTCAACGCGGACACGGGCATACTCGAGCGGCAACTGGATCCAGATGAACGTCCCTGACAACTGGAAGGAGTTCCCCGGCGAAAACAACGTCGATTTTGCTCCCGAAGGAGCTTACGGCGATCAGGGGATAACTCGCGGGGCATTGCTCGGAATCGAGAACACACAGAGCCGCGACCTCGGCGAGGCGACGGAAGCGTACGTTGACGGCGTTTTGCAGAACAACAATTATCTCGGCCGTCAGGGAAGCTACACGCGAACCACGATATCGGGGCGAACGGCCTATTCGATCGTTCTGAGCGGGCGTTCGCCGGTTACGAATCAAACTGAGGTTGCGACCGTTTACACGACGCTCCTTCGAAACGGCCAGTTGTTCGCGATCGTCACGGTGGTACCCCAAAACGAGCAGTCGAGCTACAACGCCACGTTCCGCAATATGATCCGTTCGATTCGTTTGAGCGACTAG
- a CDS encoding TrkA family potassium uptake protein, with protein MKRFAVIGIGHFGATTARTLFETGAEVVAIDNNKEAVQDAAEFSTQAIFADATDKRAIQSLGLDDVDVAIVSLGERMDVITLVALHLIELGVAYTCVKALSDDHAKILRAIGVNEIIHPEEESALRLAMRLSLNNVTDFLPMLSGYSVVSMQATPSVAGKRIGDLETQNIQIVAIQRIGETRPTLVPSDDQLIAENDVLILIGENNEITRFTEIYCRER; from the coding sequence ATGAAAAGATTTGCTGTAATCGGGATCGGACATTTCGGCGCAACGACGGCGCGGACGCTTTTTGAAACGGGCGCCGAAGTGGTTGCGATCGACAACAACAAAGAGGCCGTACAGGACGCGGCCGAATTCTCGACACAGGCGATCTTCGCGGACGCCACCGACAAGCGCGCGATTCAGTCGCTCGGACTCGACGACGTCGATGTCGCGATCGTCAGCCTCGGCGAACGAATGGACGTGATCACGCTGGTCGCGCTCCACCTTATCGAGCTCGGTGTTGCGTACACCTGCGTCAAAGCGCTCTCGGACGACCACGCGAAGATTCTTCGCGCGATCGGCGTCAACGAGATAATCCACCCTGAAGAGGAGTCCGCGCTGCGGCTTGCGATGCGACTTTCACTCAACAATGTTACGGATTTTCTGCCGATGCTCTCGGGTTATTCGGTAGTTTCAATGCAGGCGACTCCGTCCGTCGCCGGAAAACGCATCGGCGATCTCGAAACACAGAACATTCAGATCGTGGCAATTCAACGCATCGGCGAAACCCGGCCGACCCTTGTCCCTTCGGACGACCAACTGATCGCCGAGAACGACGTCCTGATCCTGATCGGGGAGAACAACGAGATCACCAGGTTTACCGAAATCTACTGTCGGGAAAGATGA
- the truA gene encoding tRNA pseudouridine(38-40) synthase TruA has translation MPTWKLEIEYEGTRYRGWQIQHNAKSVQGELMAVAHELFSSRVEIGGSGRTDAGVHAIAQIAHLKVPELKANVTPRQIQHGFNDLLPHDINIKKVLNAPDDFNARHDAVSRSYLYQISTRRTAFGKNFVWWIKDQLDPKAMQIAAEMLVGRHDFASFCEQEEGKKQSTTVVVERSEIFVDGDLICFRIAASHFLWKMVRRVTGMLAEVGRGNLGYDGFQRLLKFPSNVPAKFTSPPSGLFLESVTYKGEKPGFEPKSVFPVR, from the coding sequence ATGCCAACCTGGAAACTTGAAATTGAATACGAGGGAACCCGCTATCGCGGCTGGCAGATCCAGCACAACGCGAAATCCGTGCAAGGCGAATTGATGGCTGTGGCGCACGAACTCTTTTCATCGCGCGTTGAGATCGGCGGCTCCGGCCGCACGGACGCGGGCGTTCACGCGATCGCGCAGATCGCGCATCTGAAGGTGCCGGAACTCAAGGCAAACGTTACTCCGAGGCAGATTCAGCACGGCTTCAACGACCTTTTGCCGCACGACATCAACATCAAAAAGGTTCTCAACGCGCCGGATGATTTTAACGCCCGCCACGACGCCGTTTCGCGGTCGTACCTTTACCAGATCTCGACACGCCGCACGGCGTTCGGCAAGAATTTCGTTTGGTGGATCAAGGATCAGTTGGATCCGAAAGCGATGCAGATCGCCGCCGAGATGCTTGTCGGACGGCACGACTTCGCGTCGTTTTGCGAGCAGGAAGAGGGCAAAAAGCAATCGACCACGGTCGTTGTCGAACGCTCGGAGATCTTCGTTGACGGCGATCTGATCTGTTTTCGCATCGCCGCCAGCCATTTCCTTTGGAAAATGGTCCGCCGCGTTACCGGAATGCTTGCCGAGGTCGGTCGCGGGAACCTCGGCTATGACGGATTTCAGAGGCTCTTGAAGTTCCCGTCGAACGTTCCGGCGAAATTCACTTCGCCGCCGTCGGGACTCTTTCTCGAAAGTGTGACCTACAAGGGCGAGAAGCCGGGGTTTGAGCCGAAATCCGTGTTTCCCGTGCGTTGA
- the lipA gene encoding lipoyl synthase, with protein sequence MIEEKVLIENFVSRKKKERLKKPDWLRIKLGDPTNQNAVLKLIDGLNLHTVCQEARCPNIFECWTDRTATFMLGGDTCTRHCGFCAVNKGKPMDLDPLEPSNVAQAVEHLNLAHAVITSVNRDDLPDGGSMHWAETITKVRELNPTCKIEVLIPDFNGDEEALNNVLAARPDVLNHNTETIARLYRRVRPDAKYQQTLELLERSAHYRDTQFRGMLTKSGIMAGLGEEFEEVVELMRDLRKVSCDIMTIGQYLQPYEKRLPVERYVTPEEFAEWKRIGLDLGFKHVESSPLTRSSYHARQQTESGEAPAT encoded by the coding sequence ATGATCGAAGAAAAAGTGCTCATCGAGAACTTTGTTTCTCGGAAGAAGAAGGAACGGCTTAAGAAGCCGGACTGGTTGCGTATCAAACTCGGCGATCCGACGAATCAAAACGCGGTACTCAAACTGATCGACGGTTTGAATCTGCACACCGTTTGCCAAGAAGCGCGCTGTCCGAACATTTTCGAGTGCTGGACCGACCGCACCGCGACCTTTATGCTCGGCGGCGACACCTGCACGCGCCATTGCGGTTTTTGCGCTGTAAACAAAGGCAAGCCGATGGATCTCGATCCGCTCGAACCGTCAAACGTCGCTCAGGCAGTAGAGCATCTGAATTTGGCCCACGCCGTCATCACTTCGGTCAACCGCGACGATTTGCCGGACGGCGGTTCGATGCATTGGGCGGAAACGATCACGAAGGTTCGCGAACTAAATCCGACGTGCAAGATAGAGGTTTTGATTCCGGATTTTAACGGCGATGAAGAGGCGCTGAACAACGTTCTCGCCGCGCGGCCGGATGTTCTCAATCACAACACCGAAACGATCGCGCGGCTTTACCGGCGCGTGCGTCCGGATGCTAAGTATCAGCAAACACTTGAGTTGCTAGAGCGCTCGGCGCATTATCGTGACACGCAATTTCGCGGAATGCTGACCAAAAGCGGAATTATGGCCGGGCTTGGCGAGGAGTTTGAAGAGGTCGTCGAACTGATGCGCGATCTGCGGAAGGTGTCGTGCGACATTATGACCATCGGTCAGTACCTGCAGCCCTACGAAAAGCGGTTGCCGGTCGAACGCTACGTTACGCCCGAAGAGTTCGCCGAGTGGAAACGGATCGGGCTCGATCTCGGTTTCAAGCACGTCGAATCATCGCCGCTGACACGTTCGTCGTATCACGCGCGCCAGCAAACCGAGAGCGGCGAAGCGCCGGCAACGTAA
- a CDS encoding AI-2E family transporter, whose amino-acid sequence MPDKKIREMRQTARRVFVDPSTPPMRSVLRVVLTFIIVSTAISAIGFLLFQIRSLIFMIILAIFFAYLIDPLVRLIRRPFKERQLDKLMPRSLAIGVAYIVVFSVLGIAISYLAPRVADQARQFAGNVPAYAKSAQDSLTMIATRYENYKIPKEFQEQITSKINDLGVTLAVTITDFLGTLAFGIISYLPWLILIPILSFFFLKDVQLFRISFLRVFPSGRWRARAESFLSDVNTTLAAYTRAQMISCVLIGVLCTAGFYSFGLNYALLLGIMAGILEFIPLIGPLTLGLTATIVAGVSDSPRTGIYVAVFLIVLRIVHDYVTYPRIVREGIHLHPLAIIISVLAGEQIGGIAGVFLSIPIVALATVFYKHALEHSGTSGIFAGWLEPKEVEMIEESVVQGEIK is encoded by the coding sequence ATGCCAGATAAGAAGATCCGGGAAATGCGTCAAACCGCACGCCGTGTTTTTGTTGACCCATCGACGCCGCCGATGCGTTCGGTCTTGCGCGTTGTTCTTACTTTCATCATCGTTTCGACCGCGATCAGCGCGATCGGCTTTCTCCTGTTTCAGATTCGCAGCCTGATCTTTATGATCATCCTCGCGATCTTTTTCGCGTATCTTATCGATCCGTTGGTGCGTCTGATCCGGCGGCCGTTCAAGGAGCGCCAACTCGACAAGCTGATGCCGCGTTCGCTGGCGATCGGCGTCGCCTACATCGTTGTCTTCAGCGTTCTCGGAATCGCCATTTCGTACCTCGCGCCGCGAGTCGCGGATCAGGCGCGGCAATTTGCCGGAAACGTCCCCGCTTATGCGAAGTCGGCTCAGGATAGCCTGACAATGATCGCGACGCGTTACGAGAATTACAAGATCCCGAAGGAGTTCCAGGAACAGATCACCTCAAAGATCAACGATCTCGGCGTCACGCTCGCGGTAACGATCACGGATTTTCTCGGAACCCTTGCATTCGGAATAATCTCTTATCTTCCCTGGCTGATCCTGATTCCGATCCTCTCGTTCTTCTTTTTGAAGGACGTTCAATTGTTCAGGATCTCGTTTCTTCGGGTCTTCCCTTCGGGACGCTGGCGCGCGCGGGCCGAGTCGTTTCTGTCGGACGTCAACACGACGCTCGCCGCGTACACTCGGGCCCAGATGATATCATGCGTTCTGATCGGCGTTCTCTGCACCGCCGGATTTTATTCGTTCGGACTCAATTACGCATTGCTGCTCGGCATAATGGCAGGGATTCTTGAGTTCATTCCGTTGATCGGACCGTTGACGCTCGGTTTGACCGCGACCATCGTTGCCGGCGTCTCGGATTCGCCGCGCACGGGCATCTATGTCGCGGTCTTTTTGATCGTCCTGCGCATCGTCCACGATTACGTGACCTACCCGCGCATCGTGCGGGAAGGAATCCATCTGCATCCGCTGGCGATCATCATTTCGGTCTTGGCGGGTGAGCAGATCGGCGGGATCGCAGGCGTTTTTCTTTCGATCCCGATAGTCGCGCTGGCGACCGTTTTTTACAAACACGCGCTCGAGCACAGCGGGACCTCGGGAATTTTCGCCGGCTGGCTCGAACCGAAAGAAGTTGAGATGATCGAAGAATCGGTCGTTCAGGGGGAAATCAAATAA
- the sodN gene encoding superoxide dismutase, Ni: MFNKKTIGVAEAHCDAPCGIYDSASARVAAEAVLSMTKKILDLKVPEGGDAAASAAYHNTLTRYIVVKEEQARLAKEELLILWTDYFKPVHLEAYPNLHDTFWKAAKLCSACKVEVSLDHANELMAAIKEIHDIFWATKNREVAWYTAG; this comes from the coding sequence ATGTTTAACAAGAAAACGATCGGAGTTGCCGAGGCGCATTGCGACGCGCCGTGCGGTATTTATGATTCGGCTTCGGCGCGGGTTGCGGCCGAAGCAGTTTTGTCGATGACGAAGAAGATCCTGGATCTGAAGGTTCCCGAAGGCGGCGATGCGGCGGCATCGGCGGCGTACCACAATACGCTGACGCGTTACATTGTGGTCAAAGAAGAGCAGGCGCGTCTCGCAAAGGAAGAATTGCTGATCCTGTGGACAGATTACTTCAAGCCCGTTCACCTCGAAGCCTATCCGAACTTGCACGACACGTTCTGGAAAGCGGCGAAACTTTGCTCGGCGTGCAAGGTCGAGGTGAGCCTCGATCACGCGAACGAACTGATGGCGGCGATCAAGGAGATCCATGACATCTTCTGGGCGACCAAGAATCGTGAAGTCGCCTGGTATACGGCGGGCTAG
- the trmB gene encoding tRNA (guanosine(46)-N7)-methyltransferase TrmB: protein MARVRVHQHVNPLAPFYRFRPKPLEIASVFEHPESPLHVDLGCARGRFLLKMARLEPARNFLGVEIREPLVEEANRIGADEGLTNLHYEFCNAMLELDTLLARIPAGRIDVFTIQFPDPWFKKKHAKRRMVNEQLVQTVAEHLSPGGRAFVQTDIDFLADEMFELFRGCASLKEVEFAENPFPVKTEREQAVEEKELAIHRRIFLK, encoded by the coding sequence ATGGCTAGGGTTAGAGTCCATCAACACGTCAATCCGCTTGCGCCGTTCTACCGGTTCAGGCCGAAGCCGCTCGAGATTGCTTCGGTTTTCGAGCATCCTGAATCGCCGCTTCACGTCGATCTCGGGTGCGCGCGCGGACGTTTTTTGCTGAAAATGGCACGACTCGAACCGGCGCGGAACTTTCTCGGTGTTGAGATCCGCGAACCGTTGGTCGAAGAAGCGAACCGCATCGGCGCCGACGAGGGTCTGACAAATCTGCATTACGAATTCTGCAACGCGATGCTCGAACTCGACACGCTGCTCGCCCGGATTCCGGCCGGACGGATCGATGTCTTCACGATCCAGTTCCCCGATCCGTGGTTCAAGAAGAAACACGCCAAGCGCCGGATGGTCAACGAGCAGTTGGTTCAGACTGTCGCAGAACATCTCTCGCCGGGTGGCCGAGCATTTGTCCAGACCGACATCGACTTTCTCGCCGACGAAATGTTCGAACTGTTCCGAGGATGCGCTTCGCTCAAAGAGGTCGAATTCGCCGAAAATCCGTTTCCGGTAAAAACCGAACGCGAACAGGCGGTCGAGGAAAAGGAACTCGCGATCCACCGGCGGATCTTCTTGAAATGA
- the sodX gene encoding nickel-type superoxide dismutase maturation protease — protein MDSLPQADWFEKTAWFLGWREVWSIEGDSMYPALRNGDRVLVCPNDEIRVGDIVLANHPFKSSVKIIKRVAQILEDGRYFLVGDDALESVDSRSFGAIRPEDILGRATCRF, from the coding sequence ATGGACTCGCTTCCACAAGCTGATTGGTTCGAAAAGACCGCCTGGTTTCTCGGCTGGCGGGAGGTCTGGTCGATCGAAGGCGATTCGATGTATCCGGCCTTGCGAAACGGCGATCGAGTGCTGGTCTGCCCCAACGACGAGATCCGCGTCGGCGACATCGTGCTCGCAAATCATCCCTTCAAATCGAGCGTCAAGATCATCAAACGCGTCGCCCAGATTCTCGAAGACGGGCGCTATTTTCTGGTCGGCGACGATGCGCTGGAAAGCGTCGACAGTCGCTCGTTCGGGGCAATCAGGCCCGAGGATATTCTCGGGCGGGCGACTTGTCGATTTTAG
- a CDS encoding (2Fe-2S)-binding protein produces the protein MPKITAETANGTVVFEAKAGRKLVLCLEDNGVDILHRCGGNARCTTCRVEILAGDPGEIHEAEHAILASKADLGDHTRLSCQVRLHDDLRVKVLRQASIEGIDAGGRPEE, from the coding sequence ATGCCGAAAATTACTGCTGAAACGGCTAACGGCACCGTCGTCTTCGAAGCAAAGGCGGGACGCAAACTGGTGCTTTGCCTTGAGGACAACGGTGTTGATATTTTGCATCGTTGCGGGGGAAACGCGCGTTGCACGACCTGTCGTGTCGAGATTCTGGCCGGCGATCCCGGTGAGATTCACGAGGCCGAACACGCGATCCTCGCGTCGAAGGCGGATCTCGGCGATCACACGCGTCTCTCGTGTCAGGTTCGCTTGCACGACGATCTCCGCGTGAAGGTTCTCCGACAGGCGAGCATCGAGGGCATTGATGCCGGCGGCAGGCCGGAAGAGTAA
- a CDS encoding DUF47 domain-containing protein — protein sequence MGFSLIPREDEYFTMFADIGGKIQEAATALVDMLNEDIENFEKYAWRIKDLEHDCDELTHKVTTKLNKSFITPFDREDIYSLSVALDDVCDYIDAAARAILIYNIRDINEHTKHLGRVIHSLSMEINSAVLLLKHPDGINQHIVEIHRLENEADDAYYRGIGELFQKETDPINLIKLKELYEIMENTTDRCESVANIIESIILKHN from the coding sequence ATGGGATTCAGTCTTATTCCTCGTGAGGACGAGTACTTCACGATGTTCGCGGATATCGGCGGCAAAATTCAGGAAGCTGCGACCGCGCTGGTCGATATGCTCAACGAAGATATCGAGAACTTCGAAAAGTACGCGTGGCGGATCAAGGATCTTGAACACGACTGCGACGAACTAACGCACAAAGTTACGACGAAACTCAACAAATCGTTCATTACTCCATTCGATCGTGAGGACATTTACTCGCTCTCGGTCGCGCTCGACGACGTCTGTGATTACATTGACGCCGCCGCCCGTGCCATCCTGATCTACAATATCCGCGATATCAACGAACACACAAAGCACCTCGGCCGAGTGATTCATAGCCTGTCGATGGAGATCAACTCGGCCGTTTTGCTGCTCAAGCACCCAGACGGCATCAATCAGCATATTGTCGAGATCCATCGGCTCGAAAACGAAGCCGACGACGCCTACTACCGCGGGATCGGAGAACTCTTTCAGAAGGAGACCGACCCGATCAACCTGATCAAACTCAAAGAGTTGTACGAGATAATGGAAAATACGACCGATCGTTGCGAAAGCGTTGCGAACATCATCGAGAGCATCATTTTGAAACACAACTAG